A genomic segment from Montipora foliosa isolate CH-2021 chromosome 9, ASM3666993v2, whole genome shotgun sequence encodes:
- the LOC137969895 gene encoding uncharacterized protein, whose product MFLRIIVFFFVVYLVSCETDRKHREEDPPLQQALNKYSSAHVRAGKRGSDNDSPPLKEALSKTHFGHFRGKRKGGLEPEEGLLEALKNVYFGNIRGKRQMSDKDLLQALKSAYFGNIRGKREKDNELRGKESQDTSRHSE is encoded by the exons ATGTTTCTACGAATTATTGTCTTCTTTTTCGTGGTCTATCTTGTAAGCTGTGAAACAGATCGAAAACACCGCGAGGAAGACCCTCCTCTACAGCAAGCCTTAAATAAATATTCTTCTGCCCATGTGAGAGCCGGAAAAAGA GGTTCTGATAATGATTCTCCACCATTAAAAGAGGCTCTCAGTAAGACTCATTTCGGACATTTTCGAggaaaaagaaag GGTGGGTTGGAGCCAGAAGAAGGTTTATTGGAAGCATTAAAGAATGTCTACTTCGGAAATATACGTGGAAAACGACAG ATGTCAGACAAAGATTTATTGCAAGCTTTAAAAAGCGCGTACTTTGGGAACATCCGTGGGAAACGAGAAAAAGATAATGAGCTCAGGGGGAAGGAATCACAG GACACATCCAGACATTCCGAATGA
- the LOC137971404 gene encoding uncharacterized protein, whose protein sequence is MRFFWKFCLIELLFTFKAKIQWPGGNANPLISKKMLFPLDTLKKLQEERSATSFGQLTPVKIQLLRKALKYDRLKGWALKNRLEFLDDGVTHSLGWYNGAVERTSSTSRLINVLVRSLQGQNIGVVVMGGSNSAGGGLDIDKEDFRGLYYRVFARWWQETVQPITGSKIILHNLSVGGTSSNFFAFCYRTLLNSSTTMDIALLDFTVNDFLQFKDSKFPMALPLEQLTREILLIEKVSSPSLIYVNFVQGISKTPFCNNLENNGQTALANNYGITSVSLRKFLCLRNTDFKQGFTEMFASDGVHASIFAHWKIAVMLINYTRKTMLEVLHRLNQRPRSKILVNPLLPLQNASPLSSTCTHNFFSNLQKAVFPRNRAVKFHDKPFCFTHITPDGTENGTFHQTLKVEQVRKVGFYLMPKHFINQTPQKSRTDAFGGWKSLSSNSWLKLDIFIPKVTEKCIPKLNESSLRNVAIATRTDSNGATASIWLDNNENKAISINTHSSFGHTRLNTIARNVTPGHHLLSVRTETPGTFILSGVMTGPSYN, encoded by the coding sequence ATGCGATTTTTCTGGAAATTTTGCCTCATTGAGCTTCTTTTTACCTTTAAAGCAAAAATACAATGGCCTGGTGGAAATGCAAACCCATTAATCTCAAAGAAAATGCTATTTCCACTTGATACGTTGAAGAAACTTCAAGAAGAAAGGTCAGCAACCAGCTTTGGCCAATTGACACCAGTAAAAATTCAATTATTGAGAAAAGCCTTGAAATACGATCGCCTCAAGGGATGGGCTTTGAAGAATCGGCTTGAATTTCTGGATGATGGGGTTACGCATTCACTAGGCTGGTATAACGGCGCCGTGGAACGAACAAGCAGCACCAGTCGCTTGATAAATGTTCTGGTGCGATCGCTGCAAGGTCAAAATATTGGTGTAGTTGTAATGGGAGGTTCTAATTCAGCTGGTGGAGGACTAGATATCGATAAAGAAGATTTTAGAGGATTGTACTATCGCGTTTTTGCCCGATGGTGGCAAGAAACCGTACAACCTATTACTGGCTCTAAAATCATACTTCATAACCTTTCGGTAGGTGGGACAAGTAGCAATTTTTTCGCCTTTTGTTATAGAACTTTACTGAACTCATCCACGACAATGGACATTGCACTTCTCGACTTTACAGTCAACGATTTTCTTCAGTTTAAAGATTCAAAGTTTCCTATGGCCTTACCACTGGAACAACTGACCAGGGAAATATTGCTAATCGAGAAGGTGTCTTCTCCGTCGCTCATCTATGTCAACTTTGTTCAGGGAATATCAAAAACTCCCTTTTGTAATAATCTGGAAAACAATGGTCAGACAGCTCTTGCTAACAATTATGGAATAACCTCTGTTAGTCTACGGAAATTTCTCTGTTTGCGAAATACTGATTTTAAACAAGGGTTTACAGAGATGTTTGCTTCGGATGGAGTACATGCTAGCATTTTCGCCCACTGGAAAATTGCCGTAATGCTCATAAATTATACTCGAAAGACAATGTTAGAGGTTCTCCATCGTTTAAACCAGAGACCAAGAAGTAAAATTCTCGTAAACCCCTTGCTGCCATTACAAAACGCCAGTCCTCTTTCGTCCACTTGCACACATAATTTCTTCAGCAATCTCCAAAAAGCTGTGTTTCCGAGAAACAGAGCGGTGAAGTTTCATGacaagccattttgttttacaCATATTACACCAGATGGAACAGAAAATGGTACTTTTCATCAAACCCTAAAGGTGGAGCAAGTCAGAAAAGTGGGATTTTATTTGATGCCCAAACACTTCATAAATCAAACCCCACAGAAGTCCAGGACAGATGCTTTTGGTGGCTGGAAATCACTGTCTTCTAATTCCTGGCTGAAATTAGATATTTTTATACCCAAGGTAACTGAAAAGTGCATTCCTAAATTGAACGAAAGTTCACTTAGAAACGTTGCTATAGCGACAAGGACGGACAGTAATGGAGCCACGGCAAGTATATGGTTGGATAACAATGAGAATAAGGCTATTTCAATCAACACTCATTCATCATTCGGTCATACAAGACTAAATACAATTGCTCGGAATGTAACACCGGGACATCACCTTCTGAGCGTGAGGACGGAGACCCCTGGGACATTTATTTTATCCGGAGTTATGACTGGGCCTTCATACAACTGA